Proteins encoded together in one Panthera uncia isolate 11264 chromosome A2, Puncia_PCG_1.0, whole genome shotgun sequence window:
- the GPR37 gene encoding prosaposin receptor GPR37, with protein MRAPGSPLARTLRLLLLLLLKVSASPALGSASSPRNETCLGENCSPALSHRRSRDSWGLGNSAEDLLARALREEEQGAAVRAPPFRDIRAAPGGDPGAGRGAEALIAEPSGPPARALGAWRWKGVRGQEPPGNLARGNPPALQLLLQISEEEEKGPRGSGISGHSQEQSVRVEPGASDLYYWPRRGGKLQGSHHDTPPKTVSGLSGHERRTIAPPGRALAQNGSSGEGIHERGGPRRGNSTNRRLRIKNPFYPLTQESYGAYAVMCLSVVIFGTGIIGNLAVMCIVCHNYYMRSISNSLLANLAFWDFLIIFFCLPLVIFHELTKKWLLEDFSCKIVPYIEVASLGVTTFTLCALCIDRFRAATNVQMYYEMIENCSSTTAKLAVIWVGALLLALPEVVLRQLSKEDLGFSGRAPAERCVIKVSPDLPDTIYVLALTYDSARLWWYFGCYFCLPTLFTITCSLVTARKIRKAEKACTRGNKRQIQLESQMNCTVVALTILYGFCIIPENICNIVTAYMATGVSQQTMDLLYIISQFLLFFKSCVTPVLLFCLCKPFSRAFMECCCCCCDECIQKSSTVTSDDNDNEYTTELELSPFSTIRREMSTFASVGTHC; from the exons ATGCGGGCCCCGGGCTCGCCTCTCGCCCGCACCTTGCGGCTGCTGCTTCTGCTACTGCTCAAGgtttctgcctctcctgccctcGGGTCCGCTTCTTCGCCAAGAAATGAAACTTGCCTGGGGGAAAACTGTTCACCTGCACTGAGCCACCGTCGCAGCAGGGACTCTTGGGGACTGGGAAATTCTGCAGAAGACCTGCTAGCCCGTGCGctcagggaggaggagcagggggcaGCGGTGCGCGCACCGCCCTTTAGGGACATAAGGGCAGCTCCGGGAGGTGACCCAGGTGCGGGCAGAGGGGCGGAGGCGTTGATCGCAGAACCCTCGGGACCTCCAGCCAGggcgcttggagcctggaggtgGAAAGGTGTCCGAGGTCAGGAGCCCCCTGGAAATTTGGCGAGAGGGAACCCCCCGGCTCTCCAACTCCTCCTTCAgatctcagaggaggaagagaagggtcCTAGAGGCTCTGGCATTTCTGGGCACAGCCAGGAGCAGAGTGTGAGGGTGGAACCTGGCGCCAGCGACCTTTATTACTGGCCAAGGAGAGGCGGGAAACTCCAGGGCTCCCACCACGACACCCCACCCAAGACGGTCAGTGGACTGTCTGGGCACGAAAGGAGGACAATTGCACCCCCTGGCAGGGCGCTGGCCCAGAATGGGTCCTCGGGCGAAGGTATCCACGAGCGCGGGGGTCCCCGCCGGGGAAACAGCACAAACCGACGCTTGAGAATAAAGAACCCCTTCTACCCACTGACCCAGGAGTCCTACGGCGCCTATGCGGTCATGTGTTTGTCTGTGGTGATCTTCGGGACTGGCATCATTGGCAACCTGGCGGTGATGTGCATCGTGTGTCACAACTACTACATGCGGAGCATCTCCAATTCCCTCTTGGCCAACCTGGCCTTCTGGGACTTTCTCATCATCTTCTTCTGCCTTCCGCTTGTCATCTTTCACGAGCTGACGAAAAAGTGGCTGCTGGAGGACTTCTCTTGTAAGATTGTGCCCTATATCGAG GTGGCTTCCCTCGGAGTCACTACCTTCACCTTATGTGCTCTGTGTATAGACCGCTTCCGAGCAGCCACCAACGTGCAGATGTACTATGAAATGATCGAGAACTGTTCTTCCACAACTGCCAAGCTTGCTGTTATATGGGTGGGTGCCCTACTGTTAGCACTTCCAGAAGTCGTTCTCCGCCAGCTGAGCAAGGAGGATTTGGGGTTTAGTGGCCGAGCTCCCGCGGAACGCTGCGTCATCAAGGTCTCCCCTGACTTACCGGACACCATCTACGTTCTAGCCCTTACCTATGACAGCGCAAGACTCTGGTGGTACTTTGGCTGTTACTTTTGTTTGCCCACACTTTTCACCATCACCTGCTCTTTAGTGACTGCGAGGAAAATCCGCAAAGCGGAGAAAGCCTGTACCCGAGGGAATAAGCGACAGATTCAGCTGGAAAGCCAGATGAACTGTACAGTGGTGGCTCTGACCATTTTGTATGGGTTTTGCATCATTCCTGAAAATATCTGCAACATTGTTACTGCCTACATGGCTACGGGGGTTTCCCAGCAGACCATGGACCTGCTTTATATCATCAGCCAGTTCCTTTTGTTCTTTAAGTCCTGTGTCACCCCTgtcctccttttctgtctttgcaaACCCTTCAGTCGGGCCTTCATGGAgtgttgctgctgttgctgtgaTGAGTGCATTCAGAAGTCTTCGACAGTGACCAGCGACGACAATGACAACGAATACACCACAGAACTCGAACTCTCGCCTTTCAGTACCATCCGCCGCGAAATGTCCACTTTCGCTTCTGTTGGAACGCATTGCTGA